The genomic interval GAGCAATCTTCCTCTGAGTCTGAGTGATCGTAGCTCATGATAATGCCTCTATCTACCTTTGTAAGTAAGGGAATATCAAACTGACAATAAAACCCGCAACAGCCCAAAGAGCCACAATGATCATACATGATTCCCAATTACACATCGACCTACTCCTCATTGAGTGCATTGTAAAGATTGACTAAGGCTTCCACTGCCGTTCTACCTGTTCCCCGCTTACCATTTTGTACTACGTGCCAGTCAGAATTCAGTGCGGGAGCTGGCATTAGAGGCGAAAATGAGTGCATTGCGCGCCGCTGTGGTTCGATGTCGCTTTCTATCACCCCACAAATATTGCAGCGCCTATTAGGACTTAAGGGCTCCCATCTATGGTTGCTGCTATATTTCTCTATGTGATCGTCCTTGCCCCAAGAGTCACATGTTTCCAGCGCCCGCATGTAGTTGCATGGATCGGTCATATTAGGAGCAACAAGAAAATGCGCGCGTTGTGACAGCTCGCAAATTCCGCACGCCAGGCAGTAGTACCGTTTTCCATAAGCGGTGCTTAGGTTAAGCTCGCCAGAATGACAAGCCGTTAGTGGCTTCCATCCAAGGAAGGTAGCTGCTTTTTCATTATCAGTCATTAGTTTATCTCAACTCTTCCTTGCTACTGAACTTACTGTTGGTTTAATTGTAGTAAAGTACACTTCACAGATTTTTGGCAACTCATCCTTCAACGCTCCCTGCAACAAGCACAACATGATGGATGCGCACATAAAATTTGCGGTTAGTGTCTGTGTTTCACCTTGAGCAATAGCCTGCTCACAACCGACTTCGTCAGGCGGCCTGTCGGTTGGGTTGGCTATTTCAGGATGATAAGTTGTCAGATTGGCTGTTTTGTTGCGCCCATTTTTGCGCACATAAACCTGTACATTGCCGTCATCATAGTCGTTTCCGCCACTAATCAGCGTAACGTTTCTCAGTGTCGCACAATGATCGCTCACTGTCTTGCGCGTGGCGTGATTGTCAACGCATAATAGAACTATATCATCACAACAGACATAGTCGCTCACGTTGTCATGGTTGATAAACTCATTGTGCGCCTGAATAAACAGCTTGGGCGATTCAAATTCCGCCAACTCCGCATGTTGTGCTTCAGCTTTGTAACTCATGGAGTCGCTTAGCTTAAACGCCTGTCTGTTATGATTTTTGGGTTCGTATTTATCCCCGTCAATCAGCGACAGCAATGTTGGTTGCCGCTCTCCGTAGTATAATATGGGAGCCACGGCCTTTGCCAGCCAACTCCCAATGCCGCCCAAGCCGATTATTTTTACCTGCCTCATATCAGCTCCAGCGCCCATAGCGCCTGATCTCATCGTCACTGGCGTCAACAAGCACTCTGAATGGTTTGTTGAGAAAGCGGAAGTCGCTCTTGGTTTTTGGTGTCTTTTTCTTCTGGGGCTCCATTGAACCATAATCCTCCCAGACAACCTCGCGCTTGGCTTCCGTAACCTGCCTTAGCCATTCATCGG from Candidatus Micrarchaeota archaeon carries:
- a CDS encoding ThiF family adenylyltransferase, which gives rise to MRQVKIIGLGGIGSWLAKAVAPILYYGERQPTLLSLIDGDKYEPKNHNRQAFKLSDSMSYKAEAQHAELAEFESPKLFIQAHNEFINHDNVSDYVCCDDIVLLCVDNHATRKTVSDHCATLRNVTLISGGNDYDDGNVQVYVRKNGRNKTANLTTYHPEIANPTDRPPDEVGCEQAIAQGETQTLTANFMCASIMLCLLQGALKDELPKICEVYFTTIKPTVSSVARKS